The Nicotiana tomentosiformis chromosome 9, ASM39032v3, whole genome shotgun sequence genome contains the following window.
TaaggaaataatttattttttattgattCAAATTCTTGATATTGGCTCATCATCTCAATAAggattattttgttatttttatttttggatattGTGTTTGCAGAATCATGAGTGTTACCAAATACTACTTTTTTAGTCTCTCTCGGCCCCTCTCTGTTTATCttctatatttttaaaatattatatgccatttgttttaattattgagtgtaattttaaatatattatacatAAAAAATTTGCTAAATAGAAAAATATTGTTTAATTTGGAGAGAAaagtagttcaaatataatatgaaCTATTATAGTTCACATATAataacatgaaaagaattacGATTATATTAcattattcaaataaaaaaataatttatgtaaaacaataaaaaaaaatattaatcggTTTTAAAGTCCAATATAAAGATTTAACAAAAAAATTAGGTGCAAGAAAGGGATAACTTCTAAAGTATTAACCAttattttacacataaatttgcACCTTTTATCCATGATAAAGTTTTCTTGTTATATATTTCAAGATCTCGTGGTTGATATTTTTATAACTTTTACAAGAACAAAGTTTGCAAAAATAGTACTTTTACTCACCTTTCGTGGTTGAtatttttcaacttctacaagaACTAAACATGGAAACATTATATTACttatttaaagtcctaaatacgTGACCTTTTATATATTAGGCATAAAAATTGTATGATAAATTAATTACTTTAATATCATTAAAACACACACATTAGTTTATCTGCATCCACTAAAGTAATATGAAAGATTTATAAGTATTTTATAGAGTTTAAACAAGGAAAGAATTTATGTATGGTAAAATATCAATTGATTTAAAGCCCTAAAATTTAGAACTTCTTACCTacctcaaataaggaaagatttaataatcaaaattttaatcatttttaaagttctaaatattaaggaattaattaaatgactgttttatccaatgtgaaatctatttttaaagagtaaaaaaaggcaaacgacatttcgctaaggggctTCATACTTTTAGTATAGTATATAGATATACAGATATAGATAGATTCAAATCAAACAAATACTTTACTCTTTATAGTGAAAATCATAGTGAgaatataaattatttatataagGATAAATGAATTTACAAAAGACACTTTTCATGTATTTAATATTGGTTggaaattttgataaaattaaGTATTGGGAAAAATCACTTTTAAGTTATTTACATTCGGTAGCCACaaagtataaaatttgtataagtttttgtatatatatatatatatatatatatatatatatatatatatatatatatatatatattatatcgactattattttgagagtgacaatacaatgtcattttcccatatatttattttaccctTATGATCATGTGCCTTCAAGGACTCTTGAATTGGTGATTTATCGCCAGAGAGTATATTAAACATTATAATATTTTTTGGCCATATATACTCTAAATTCTAATAATGTAACTTTTGCATTGTTatgccttttttcttttttgagacCAAAAGTCTATGAATAACATTTCTAAAACAAGACAGTAAACTGCATCACGTTAGAAGGCAAGCTTTGATACAAAGGAGAATATATAGCTAACTTCACTGCTTACAGCTTGTGCTAAGCCTTCGTCACAACATCGGCAAAAGATAAAAAACCACTAACCCTATTTACAAAATTAAGCACATTCGTTTCCAGGGTTACAATGGGCCAAAAGGAAAGCCCTCTTTTCTTGCTTTAACAACACGAAGCCGACTCGAATTAGGAGAATATTAATGCCACTAAATCCCATTTTTGTTAGGATTAGGATTTAGAACAcaaggtgtatatatatatgcctTATATCCCAAAAACTAATTCACATCTtcacgtcaaagcttcttatATAACTCACCTTCTCTCTATTGATTCAAAAGCTCCATCAATGGAAGTATTAGGTTTCTGTAAAACGGTTCAACACCTACTAACGTACAAGTTCAACCACAATGGCTACACCAAGATTAAGAAGAACATCATAACTCCCAAGAAGTTGCAAAAGAAATGCAAGAAGTCAACTTTTTTTGTGTATGTATGCGACAAAGAGGAGTTGGATTATGGGGTTCCAAAAGAATACGTGTATTCTTCATTGTTCGAAGATTTCATCCATGCATACGAACAAGTAGATAACGAAATTCTAGATACGAAGAAAGATGAATTGGAATTGAAGGAGTATGAGGTCCCAAAAGAAAACTCGACTTCTTCATTGTTCGTGGATAATTGCTTTGATGAATTCCAACAAgaaatcaaaaccctagatacGAATAATATGAATATGAAGGAATATGAGGTTCCAACTGAATTCTTGACTTCTACATTGTTTGGGGATTTCTTCGATGAATTAGAACAAGACATCGAAATCGAAGATACAAAGAAAGAAGAGTTGGATTGGAAGAAATACGAGGTCCCAAAAGAATACTTGTCTTCTTCATGGTTTAAGGATTTCTTTCGTGAACAAGACATCACAATCCTAAATACGAGAGAAGAATTGGAATTGTCCGTGACCAGCTGCTCAGTCCATGATTTTGAGTATCTTCTTGCAATGACCAAGCTTCAAATCTACCCTTAAAAGTTCTTTTGagtgtatttttctttttccttttcgatAGTATATTATAAAATTACCAATTCAAAGTAAcgtttcctttttattttatgtgcAAATTAGATTAATTGTAAACTGATCGATTCTTTTCATAGGGGAGCGTTAGATATCAACAAACAAGTCCTAGTACATGAAGTTATAAGTTTCTTGGTCTTCTTATTGTGTATACAACCATGTTCATCTACAACATGGATTCTTATACAATGGATAGCCATGTCTATGGCAGATTCACTTTGTTTATTAGCATTTAAATTCATGAGTCACATTCCATCAGTAGCAACTTTATTTATatataaagtttttttttttgtatgtaGTTGAAATAAATTTTCCGTTCAATATTATCTCAAGcaaatcaatattttattttacCCATGATTTTATGTTATGATGGGTAAGAGACCTAAAGGAGACGAGGTAGCAATCATATTAATTATTCATACGGATTGATGGATGTTGTTTCAAACGATCTACAATCTCCACGTGGACCTAGCTAAAAGTAGAATACAATGAGAGGATCCATATAGATATTACAAACTAGTTGGGATTAACGCTTAGTTATTTTTGCACTTACATAAAGCTTTAGCTTAGTTGTTTTTACACGTACAAACTAGGTTGCATGTAATCCGAGCAGTGACGGAGCCAGAATTTTAATTAAGAAGTGTcaaaatataaaagtaaacatataaagaaattaaggggagtcaatacataatatatatacatataatttattcttttaCCTATCTAAATAGTGTATTTTTTCTGCGAAGGGTATTATATTTGACACCCCTTCCTATAAGGTGACTCGACGACTGACTCCGAGGGTTAGATACACAATACTATAATTACACCTCAGAGGACAACATGAGAGCAAATGGAAGAACCTTTTGGAAGGTTTGAATAGCTTTCCTCTCTAAGTTTGTCTTGCAAGAATATATGTATAGAAAGAGATAGAGGGGGAGTTATTAGATAGCTATAGGGATTTTGTTTTTTGACCTAGTTCTAGAATCCAAGTGCGCTAGCAATATTTTTACATATCAATACTTGGTTAAACAAAAATTTGCTTGTTACCAAACAAAAAATTATAGCATAATTGTGTAACTAGGTATAGTAAAGTGAAATGAAACAACTTTTGGGATGTTTATAATTGGAAACTTTACACAAATAGTCGATAGGATCCACGTTTGCTTTTTCCAGCCgacatacatagattatatactaATTATACACGATTGtatacatataaaatataaattatacatACTATACATCCAccgactatttttaatttaaacgaTTGAATGGACGGTTATTTAAGttagtacttttttttaaaaaaattattcattGGTTTGGGCCATTCTTGGCTTGTTGGGTTGCTAATTAATTTGTCATGGTCTCATGGACAAGTCCTTTTGCAAGCCAGTCCGATGGGTAAGTGCATAGATAGCCATTCTCAGGAATACTATTTATAGATTAGTCATcacttattttgtcctgaaattttacactaaattttttaattttaggaCAATTCAAGACATTTTTGTCCCAAAAAATTAAACTGAAAAAGTGAACTTCATAACGTTGACTAATTCCTAAATAGTAGTCCTTTAAAGTGATCACGTGGTATCATTTCTACCAGTCTGATGGAGCCATGAATTTGGGTTAATCTATCACCAAGGCCCAAATAATATTTTTGCTTTTGGACAAGATAAAGTTTTTCTCTTGTTGCTCCCCCTTCCAATCTCAACCAATCATTCTGATAAATCAACTAGCTCAACTTCCATGTCATCAACCACCTCAAATTTTTTCtctttctatatttttttttctttttccctatGAAATGCTATTGATTAAGACCACCAGAATCTTTGGCTAGCACCCAAGTTTCTTGAACTAGTTCAAAGAAACAAAAATGTCTGCTTTTGCTCCTTTTAGTGGACTCACACTTCAATCAACTAAAGACCATAACTTTAGGCAACTTTTGTCATCTCATTTCATCAATCATGTTCAGGTAAGTACAGTCCCTTATGCAATTCCTTTTCTTTCTGTGAATGTACCCTTTAGAGTTAATTCACGAAAGCTTAAACCAATTACAGTTTCAGCTGCCTCTACTATTGAAAGCCCCAAGATTTCATTTAGAGGTAAAAATCCAAAAGATATTAATGTTTTAGTTGTGGGGTCAACTGGTTACATTGGAAAATTTGTGGTTAAGGAGTTAATTAATAGAGGATTTAATGTTATAGCCATTGCTAGAGAAAAAAGTGGAATTAAAGGAAAAAACAGTAAAGATGATACCTTGGAACAATTAAATGGAGCTAATGTGTGTTTTTCTGATGTTACTAACTTGGAGAGCTTGGAGAAAAGTGTGGAGAATTTAGGGGTTCCAATTGATGTAGTTGTGTCTTGTCTTGCTAGTAGAAATGGTGGGGTAAAAGATTCTTGGTTGATTGATTATGAGGCAACAAAGAATAGTCTTGTTGCTGGGAAAAAGTTTGGGGCTTCACATTTTGTTTTGTTGTCTGCAATTTGTGTGCAAAAACCCCTTCTTGAATTTCAAAGAGCTAAGCTTAAATTCGAGGCGGAGTTGATGAAAGAAGCAGAAGTGGATGATGGTTTTACTTATAGTATTGTTAGGCCAACTGCATTTTTTAAGAGCTTAGGAGGTCAGGTTGAATTGGTGAAAGATGGGAAACCTTATGTGATGTTTGGTGATGGAAAGTTGTGTGCTTGTAAGCCGATAAGCGAGCAAGATTTGGCTTCTTTTATTGCTGATTGTGTATTGAAAGAGGATAAAATCAATCAAGTTTTGCCAATTGGAGGACCGGGGAAGGCGTTGACGCCATTAGAGCAAGCGGAAATTTTGTTTAAACTTGTGGGGAAAGAACCAAAGTTTCTGAAAGTCCCAATTGAAATAATGGACTTTGCGATTGGGTTGCTTGACTTCCTTGTAAAAATATTTCCATCGTTGGAAGATGCAGCCGAGTTTGGGAAGATTGGGAGGTATTATGCAGCAGAGAGTATGTTGGTTTGGGATCCTGAGACGGGGGAATATAATGCCGACGCGACACCTAGTTATGGAAAAGATACATTGGAAGATTTTTTTCAGAAAGTACTTAAAGAAGGAATGGCTGGTCAGGAATTAGGGGAGCAAACAATATTCTAGAATTCTCCATCATGTTGAAAGTTTGTAATCAAAGAGGTCTTCACTAGCTGCTCTCTGACAAATCAATTTTGAGGTATGCAGTTTCTCCAGCTGTAGCAGATATTGAAAAGTTATCGATTTATTTTATGTGTAAATTTCACTCTAATATAAATATATGCTATCTTCCGGAATATTAAGCAGTTCACCTATATATCGTCcgcatttttcttaatttttactttttataaCTTGTTGTGTCAAATTAGAAAATTCTTTTCAAGCATACAGAATATGGAAACTACTCTGCTGTCAAAATACAGTGTCTAGGATAGTCTGGATTTATCCATATTAGTGGTGTGTAAGCCATCAAAAGGTAAATTTAACATTACGTGAGAAATTTAAATGATGCTTTGTCAAGGACAATTTCTGAGAACAGATGGTGGAGTCAAACTTCTGTCGAACAGAGTTGTCCCGAATTAGAGAATTCTGTTTctgcatacaaaaatatgggaactaTCTGCTGTCAAACTGCTTTGTACAGGATCTGCTGTAGTTATCCATATTGGTGGTGTATAAGCCACCAAAAGATAAATTTTATAACATATGAGCAATTTAAATAATCCTTTTTCGAGGGTAATGTCTAAGAACAGAATGGTGGAGCGGGAGTCAATTAAGTGAAAGATTTGTTATCTTTGCTTAAACAGTTAATTAACTA
Protein-coding sequences here:
- the LOC104092779 gene encoding divinyl chlorophyllide a 8-vinyl-reductase, chloroplastic, encoding MSAFAPFSGLTLQSTKDHNFRQLLSSHFINHVQVSTVPYAIPFLSVNVPFRVNSRKLKPITVSAASTIESPKISFRGKNPKDINVLVVGSTGYIGKFVVKELINRGFNVIAIAREKSGIKGKNSKDDTLEQLNGANVCFSDVTNLESLEKSVENLGVPIDVVVSCLASRNGGVKDSWLIDYEATKNSLVAGKKFGASHFVLLSAICVQKPLLEFQRAKLKFEAELMKEAEVDDGFTYSIVRPTAFFKSLGGQVELVKDGKPYVMFGDGKLCACKPISEQDLASFIADCVLKEDKINQVLPIGGPGKALTPLEQAEILFKLVGKEPKFLKVPIEIMDFAIGLLDFLVKIFPSLEDAAEFGKIGRYYAAESMLVWDPETGEYNADATPSYGKDTLEDFFQKVLKEGMAGQELGEQTIF